The following is a genomic window from Leptolyngbyaceae cyanobacterium.
TTGGTTAATGAATACTCGCGGTTTAACTGAGTTAATCGTTTTAAACATCGGTTTAGAATTGGGTGTCATTTCTCCTTTGTTGTTCACCATGTTAGTAATCATGGCTTTGGTAACAACATTTATGACTTCTCCTTTGCTGGAATGGTGCTATCCAAAAAATCTCATCCAACTAGATGTCATCGAACCAGAACCAAATGTTGTAACTGGTGGCGATATCGTTCAACCAACTTATCGCATTTTAGTACCAGTAGCTAATCCCAATAGTCAAAAAGGTTTATTACAATTAGCAGTAGCGATCGCAGGTCATAATATACAAACATCGGTCGTCCATCCTTTAAGTTTGATCGAATTAGAAGACGATTATTTATTTCAAAGCACTCCATTAGAAGCAGACCGATTGATCGAACAACGTCGCTATATTTTATCAGAATTAATTCAAACTTTGGAACCACCAGAAAATCGCGATTTAGTACATCCAATTATCCGTATTTCTAATGATGTAGCGCGAGAGACAGCAGAAATTGCCAAACTCGATCGGGCCGATTTAATCTTAGTAGGATGGCATCGTCCAGCTTTTAGTTCCAATCGTTTGGGAGGGAGAGTCGGACAAATTCTCAGCACTGCCCCTGTAGATGTGGCAGTATTTGTAGACCGGGGAAAAACCAAAATCGAAACTTTATTAGTGCCTTATTCTGCGAATTTTCATGACGATTTTGCATTAGAAATCGCTTTAAGATTGCTTTTTAATCGTCCTTTCTGTTGCTTAACTGTTTTACAGGTAGGACTGGAAAATGACAGTAAAGTAGGTTTTAGTTATGAGTTTCACATGATTATGGAAAAATTGCCCCAGCCAGTTCGCGATCGCATTGAAATCCAAGTCACCCAAGCAGCCACTCCGATCGCCTCAGCCGTAGAAGCCTCGCGCCACGTCGATCTTACCATTGCTGGTGCCAGTCGCGCTTGGGGAATTGAACGGCAAACTTTAGGACACTACACTGATGTATTAGCAGTAGAGTGCCATTCATCCCTACTGATTACCCGTCGCTACAGTCAGCTAACTTCTCACCTTGCTTCCGTGTTAACAACAGGAGATACGCCAACAGAAAAACAAGTAAAAAGTTGACAGTTGCGTTAAGGTAAAACTTAGAATTCGAGAATAAAAAGTATTTTGAATCCAGGAATTCGCTCTTAAATCCAAGCTCGATCGGAAAGTTTTCCAGCGGATTTAGTATAACGCCTGTCTCCCTAACAATCGAAAAACAAATGAGCAAAATAAAAAACATTCAACATTTAGCATTTTACGCAATTGCCATAAGTTTAGTATTAATACTATTTAAAATCGTCACTTCTTATGGGAAAAACATTCAAGCACCTCCTGCCATTGGTGGGTATTACAAATTAACTGCTCGAAATTTACCCGAATGCTTTCAATCTAATCAATTAGGATTAATCGTGCAGCAGTCTGGCATTTATTTGAACGGTTCTTTATTTGCGATCGAACAAAATATCAACGACTCAAATGCCCTGCCTGTGACCAATAAGTTTACCCTAGAAAAACCTTCTTTAATCGGACACTGGCAAAATCAAAAAATTACCCTATCTGGCTTAGTTTCTAACTTAAGTTCTTGTCAAAAAGTTAATGTTACCCTTCAAGCATCGATCGATAAAGAAAATCTAAATGGTGAAATCAACCTCAACTTAACGCCTCGATCGAGCAAATTTTCTGCTCGAAAACAAGACACTGTAAAAGCCAATGAAAGCCCAAAAATACATTAATTTTCAGATCGAAAAAGTTGATTGTAAGTCGATTTCATTCTGGTTGTCAAAATGAGTTTTGAGAGTATCTAGATAATTATTGATGCGGTCTGCCAATTGCACGCTATCGCTCATTTTTCTAGTAATGCGATCGTCAATAGAATAAATTTCTATCGATTCTTCTTTTCCTTTTACGTAGCACTTACCTAAATTGATGAATTGCCAAGCAGTCACCGCGCTATTCTTCACGGATAAAGACAAAATTAAAGACCGAGATTGCTGCCTGGTTAAAGATTCCAACCTTTGTGCTACATTAACGGCATCACCTAAAATTGTATAGTCCATTTTCAAATCCGAACCAATATTACCTTCTATTACTTCTCCTTGCGATAACCCAATTCCATTGTATAAAACTGCCAGCGGACTATCTACTGGTGCCAAATTTCGTAAAATTTCTAATTCTGTTAATATATCCAAACTTGCTTGAATAGCTGCATCGGCTTTTTCGGCTGGGAAATAAGCCATCACGCAATCACCGATAAATTTGGTAACTTCACCTCCTCTAGCAGTAATTATATTCGTACAAATCGTAAAATATCTGTTTAGTATGCCGACGATTTCATCGCAAGGTAGCTTTTCTACTAGGGTTGAAAAAGATACGATATCGCTAAAAAAAACTATCTTCTCAACTTTTTTGAGAGGAACTTTTAAAGGATTAACTCCACTACTGATTAATTTGGTAATGGTTGGTTGGGTGTATTTTTCCAGAACCCGGTAAGAATTATTTAAAGTTTGCAATAAAGCTTTGATTGGTTTAATTATCAGGTCTGAATTTTCATCTAGATTAATTGTTTGCATCGACCAATCCGCAAACAACCGTTCTGGAATATCGTGTTCTGTATT
Proteins encoded in this region:
- a CDS encoding cation:proton antiporter, whose amino-acid sequence is MERSQIEIPVAAFEEIMHAVIQVLIEVIVVIGLSRLVGLGFRWLKQPLVIGEIVAGILLGPSFLGLIAPDLAASLFPAETVPFLNVLSQVGLIFFMFLIGLELDPKYLKGNLDIAILTSHVSILTPFSLGSLLALLLYPLVSNATVSFTAFALFLGAAMSITAFPVLARIITENNLQGTRLGTLALTCAAVDDVTAWCLLALAIAVTRTNSMAGAIPTIIESLLYIVLMCTVVRWFLQRLSHHYNRTGRLTQFVLAGIYMGVVASALITEFIGIHLIFGAFLLGTVMPKNPGLIREIAQKTEDFVLIFLLPVFFAYSGLKTQIGLLNQPELWLLCLAVLLVAIVGKYVGTYIAARVCGINNREASALGWLMNTRGLTELIVLNIGLELGVISPLLFTMLVIMALVTTFMTSPLLEWCYPKNLIQLDVIEPEPNVVTGGDIVQPTYRILVPVANPNSQKGLLQLAVAIAGHNIQTSVVHPLSLIELEDDYLFQSTPLEADRLIEQRRYILSELIQTLEPPENRDLVHPIIRISNDVARETAEIAKLDRADLILVGWHRPAFSSNRLGGRVGQILSTAPVDVAVFVDRGKTKIETLLVPYSANFHDDFALEIALRLLFNRPFCCLTVLQVGLENDSKVGFSYEFHMIMEKLPQPVRDRIEIQVTQAATPIASAVEASRHVDLTIAGASRAWGIERQTLGHYTDVLAVECHSSLLITRRYSQLTSHLASVLTTGDTPTEKQVKS
- a CDS encoding BLUF domain-containing protein; translation: MKRLTYISKFSRPLSPQEVEAIGVISKRNNQRENITGVLLCSQGIFFQILEGEEGKIDKLYEKILRDDRHTEIICLNTEHDIPERLFADWSMQTINLDENSDLIIKPIKALLQTLNNSYRVLEKYTQPTITKLISSGVNPLKVPLKKVEKIVFFSDIVSFSTLVEKLPCDEIVGILNRYFTICTNIITARGGEVTKFIGDCVMAYFPAEKADAAIQASLDILTELEILRNLAPVDSPLAVLYNGIGLSQGEVIEGNIGSDLKMDYTILGDAVNVAQRLESLTRQQSRSLILSLSVKNSAVTAWQFINLGKCYVKGKEESIEIYSIDDRITRKMSDSVQLADRINNYLDTLKTHFDNQNEIDLQSTFSI